The Thermoflavifilum sp. genome contains a region encoding:
- a CDS encoding amidohydrolase family protein: MYMHHAKQKNRHLLTVALAGLIMQSMGSSAQPHIYPAPSQSHKIVLINGTIHIGNGEVIPRGMIAFDGGKITAVGERVDTGHAEVIDVSGMQVYPGLIAPVTNLGLVEVEAVRATRDVDEVGQIIPSVRSIVAYNTDSKVIPTLRSNGILLAHIVPEGGLIGPTSSVVQLDAWNWEDALYSKDIGIQLYLPRLYPANPEAETRALQQVNTIKRFFQEAAAYYQEPQHTHRNLSFEAVRGLFDRSKILFVHADLEKEIWLALDLARTFHFRTVIVGGADSWRVADELKKHDIAVILQPPHSLPVTPDDPVDLPFRTAALLQQAGVLFCIGEEGFWQQRNLPFEAGTAAAYGLTREQALEAITLKAAQILGIDALTGSLQAGKDANIVVSRGDILDMRTSKVEMAFIQGRKINLDNKQKDLLRRYVYKYGLDIDTTRIY; encoded by the coding sequence ATGTATATGCACCACGCCAAACAAAAGAACAGGCATCTGCTTACCGTTGCTTTAGCTGGCCTTATCATGCAATCGATGGGTTCTTCTGCGCAGCCACATATCTATCCTGCCCCGTCTCAGTCACACAAAATCGTGTTGATCAATGGCACCATTCACATTGGCAATGGAGAAGTCATTCCGCGGGGGATGATTGCGTTTGACGGAGGGAAAATTACGGCCGTTGGAGAGCGGGTTGACACAGGCCATGCGGAAGTAATCGACGTTTCAGGTATGCAGGTCTATCCCGGTCTTATTGCCCCTGTAACCAATTTAGGCCTCGTTGAAGTGGAAGCCGTACGTGCCACACGCGATGTGGATGAGGTGGGTCAGATTATTCCTTCCGTACGCAGTATTGTAGCATATAACACCGATTCGAAAGTTATTCCCACCCTGCGTTCGAATGGCATTTTGCTGGCACACATTGTGCCTGAAGGGGGATTGATAGGCCCCACCTCGTCGGTTGTGCAATTAGATGCCTGGAACTGGGAGGATGCACTCTACAGCAAAGACATCGGCATACAACTCTATCTGCCCCGTCTCTATCCTGCTAATCCCGAAGCTGAAACCCGAGCCCTGCAACAGGTAAATACCATCAAGCGGTTTTTTCAGGAAGCAGCAGCCTATTACCAGGAGCCACAGCACACCCATCGTAATCTGAGTTTTGAAGCCGTTAGAGGCTTATTTGATCGATCTAAAATTCTATTTGTACATGCCGATCTGGAAAAGGAAATCTGGCTTGCACTCGATTTGGCCCGCACCTTTCATTTCCGCACCGTGATTGTGGGTGGGGCCGATAGCTGGCGTGTGGCCGATGAATTGAAAAAACATGATATAGCCGTTATTCTGCAACCACCCCACAGCCTGCCCGTTACCCCCGATGATCCCGTTGACTTGCCCTTTCGTACTGCGGCTTTGCTTCAGCAGGCGGGCGTGTTGTTTTGCATCGGCGAGGAGGGCTTCTGGCAACAGCGTAATCTGCCGTTCGAAGCAGGAACGGCTGCAGCATACGGGCTTACCCGCGAACAGGCCTTGGAAGCCATTACCCTGAAAGCGGCTCAGATTCTGGGGATAGATGCACTCACAGGCTCTCTACAGGCTGGTAAAGATGCCAATATTGTGGTAAGCCGGGGAGATATTCTGGATATGCGTACCAGTAAGGTGGAGATGGCGTTTATCCAGGGCAGGAAAATCAACCTGGACAACAAGCAGAAAGACCTGCTCCGGAGATATGTTTACAAATATGGTCTGGACATAGACACCACTCGCATATATTAG
- a CDS encoding amidohydrolase family protein, which yields MKKAILCGCLFVGIGMQGMAQATFQVNGIADPRSRTFAFVHATIIRKAGDTVRDGTLLIKQGRIVAVSQGTLPPADAVVVDCSGKYIFPSFIDLYSSYGLPKSEQPQRLSRGERGPQFISDKKGAYGWNEAIHPEIDAADLFHADETAASAYRKAGFSVVLTASQDGIARGTGALVSLASPDDVRDNLILLKKRASAHYSFDKGSSTQDYPSSLMGAIALLRQTYDDAQWYAAHQQGKTEGVQPEEGVNLSLEAWNRNQSLPQLFAVNNKWDVLRAAAIAREFHVSYLMKAGTDAYQRLLEMQATGSRFILPLNFPDPYDVSDPAQTRFLSLAALKHWELAPTQPAAFEKAGIPFCFTLDGLKEPGDWLKQLRKAFHYGLSQQAALQALTLNPAKFLGVDDQLGSIEPGKWANFLICSGPVFDENTIWYQHWIQGYPYVLESRGWVDMRGDYAVTIADEHLQWLIKGKPTDPSLQIMRNGDTLNGKIDVQQPLLRISFPVAKTHKASDSIAQILLGGWIHADTLQGTALLPDGREVSWIAFRTRAYEPQADTAGKSKTYFPTPGPVYYPFQAFGSEQIAQQPEALLIKNATVWTNEPEGIMPHTDVLIRKGKIAAIGKNLPAGNATVIDATGMHLTPGIIDEHSHIAITGGVNEGTQSVTSEVRIADVINPEDVNIYRQLAGGVTASHLLHGSANTIGGQTQLIKMRWGHNAEALKFQGWDPFIKFALGENVKQSNWGDNQHERFPQTRMGVEQVIVDAFTRAQDYEKLPADKRRDLELDALVEILHHQRFITCHSYVQSEITMLMRVAEQFGFRVNTFTHILEGYKVADKMKTHGAGAGTFSDWWAYKMEVVDAIPYNATILDKMGVVTAINSDDAEMGRRLNQESAKSVKYGGLSEEEALKLCTLYPARLLHVDKWVGSIKVGKDADLVLWSDDPLSIYAHVEKTLVDGTVYYDRIMDSLMQVRNLQERSRIIQEMLQAKAHGEKTQPIRLLPRFESQDEADIDLDISDLPYRRAVSAHDQFIDY from the coding sequence ATGAAAAAAGCTATTCTTTGCGGATGCCTGTTCGTGGGCATCGGTATGCAAGGTATGGCGCAAGCCACTTTTCAGGTGAATGGAATTGCTGATCCACGCTCGCGCACTTTTGCCTTTGTTCATGCCACTATTATTCGAAAAGCAGGCGACACGGTCAGGGATGGTACTTTGCTCATCAAGCAGGGCAGGATTGTAGCCGTAAGCCAGGGTACACTACCACCAGCCGATGCAGTAGTGGTGGATTGTTCAGGGAAATATATTTTCCCCTCGTTTATTGATCTGTATAGTAGTTATGGACTTCCGAAATCCGAGCAGCCGCAGCGCCTTTCGCGTGGGGAACGCGGGCCGCAATTTATATCTGACAAAAAAGGAGCCTATGGCTGGAACGAAGCTATCCATCCGGAAATCGATGCGGCCGATCTCTTTCATGCTGATGAAACTGCTGCTTCGGCGTATCGGAAGGCGGGCTTCAGCGTGGTGCTCACCGCCTCGCAGGACGGCATTGCGCGTGGGACTGGTGCACTGGTAAGTCTGGCCTCACCCGATGATGTACGGGATAACCTGATCCTGTTAAAAAAACGTGCATCCGCTCATTATTCGTTCGACAAAGGCTCATCCACACAGGATTATCCCAGCTCGTTGATGGGTGCCATAGCCCTGTTGCGACAAACATATGATGACGCCCAATGGTATGCTGCCCATCAGCAGGGGAAAACGGAGGGTGTACAACCGGAGGAAGGCGTGAACCTGAGTCTGGAAGCCTGGAACCGCAATCAATCATTACCCCAGCTTTTTGCTGTAAACAATAAGTGGGATGTCTTGCGTGCGGCGGCTATAGCTCGTGAATTTCATGTGTCCTATCTGATGAAAGCGGGGACCGATGCCTATCAACGGCTGTTGGAAATGCAGGCCACGGGAAGCCGCTTTATCTTACCGCTGAATTTTCCGGATCCCTACGATGTGAGCGACCCGGCCCAGACGCGGTTCCTGAGTCTGGCTGCATTGAAACACTGGGAATTGGCACCTACCCAGCCGGCGGCATTTGAAAAAGCCGGTATTCCATTCTGTTTTACACTGGATGGATTGAAAGAGCCGGGCGACTGGCTGAAACAATTGCGAAAAGCTTTTCACTATGGGCTCAGCCAGCAGGCTGCCCTCCAGGCACTCACGCTCAACCCGGCCAAATTCTTAGGCGTGGACGATCAACTCGGTAGCATAGAACCCGGAAAATGGGCGAATTTTTTGATCTGTTCAGGACCCGTGTTTGACGAAAACACCATCTGGTATCAACACTGGATTCAGGGATACCCTTATGTGCTCGAATCGAGGGGATGGGTGGATATGCGCGGTGATTATGCCGTTACCATCGCCGACGAACACCTGCAATGGCTGATTAAGGGTAAACCCACCGATCCTTCTCTACAGATCATGCGCAACGGCGACACCCTCAATGGCAAAATCGATGTACAACAGCCATTGTTGCGCATCAGCTTTCCCGTCGCCAAAACACATAAAGCCAGCGATTCAATAGCGCAAATTTTGCTGGGCGGCTGGATACATGCCGATACCCTGCAGGGAACCGCACTGCTGCCCGATGGACGGGAAGTGAGCTGGATAGCCTTTCGCACCCGGGCTTACGAACCCCAGGCCGATACGGCAGGGAAAAGCAAAACCTATTTTCCCACGCCAGGTCCTGTTTATTATCCCTTCCAGGCTTTTGGCAGTGAGCAAATCGCACAACAACCCGAGGCTTTGCTGATTAAAAATGCAACGGTGTGGACCAATGAGCCGGAGGGCATCATGCCCCATACCGATGTGCTGATTCGCAAGGGCAAGATTGCCGCTATAGGTAAAAATCTTCCAGCTGGCAATGCAACCGTTATCGACGCAACGGGCATGCACCTCACGCCGGGCATCATTGACGAACATTCGCATATAGCCATCACTGGAGGGGTTAACGAGGGTACCCAATCGGTCACCTCCGAAGTGCGAATCGCCGATGTCATCAATCCCGAAGATGTAAACATCTATCGCCAGCTGGCAGGCGGCGTTACGGCTTCTCATTTGTTACACGGATCGGCCAATACCATCGGCGGACAGACGCAGCTCATCAAAATGCGCTGGGGTCATAACGCCGAAGCATTGAAATTTCAGGGATGGGATCCCTTCATCAAATTTGCACTGGGAGAAAATGTAAAACAGTCTAACTGGGGCGACAACCAGCACGAACGTTTTCCCCAAACCCGTATGGGCGTAGAACAGGTTATTGTCGATGCCTTCACCCGCGCACAAGATTATGAAAAACTTCCTGCAGACAAGCGTAGAGATCTGGAACTCGACGCCCTCGTAGAAATCCTCCACCATCAGCGATTTATTACCTGTCATTCGTATGTGCAGAGTGAAATCACCATGCTCATGCGGGTAGCCGAGCAGTTTGGTTTCCGGGTGAACACCTTTACCCATATCCTGGAGGGATATAAGGTGGCTGATAAAATGAAAACCCATGGTGCTGGAGCCGGCACCTTTTCCGACTGGTGGGCTTACAAGATGGAAGTGGTCGACGCTATTCCTTACAACGCCACCATTCTCGACAAAATGGGCGTGGTCACTGCCATCAATTCCGACGATGCCGAGATGGGCCGACGCCTGAATCAGGAAAGTGCTAAAAGCGTGAAATATGGCGGATTGAGTGAAGAAGAAGCTTTGAAGCTCTGTACGCTTTATCCCGCCAGACTGTTGCATGTCGATAAATGGGTGGGGAGCATCAAGGTGGGGAAGGATGCCGATCTGGTGCTGTGGAGTGATGATCCGTTGAGCATCTACGCCCATGTAGAGAAAACCCTGGTCGATGGCACCGTATATTATGATCGAATCATGGATAGCCTGATGCAGGTGAGAAATCTCCAGGAGCGCAGCCGCATTATTCAGGAAATGCTGCAGGCTAAGGCGCATGGTGAGAAAACACAACCCATACGTCTACTGCCTCGATTTGAATCACAGGATGAAGCAGACATCGACCTGGATATTTCCGACCTGCCCTACCGACGGGCTGTTTCAGCACATGATCAGTTTATTGACTATTAA
- a CDS encoding uracil-DNA glycosylase family protein, translating to MPREAMNNFATAFLQYYASLSPPQALPDGIQALHPFTDPIIEKIVRQFYHRYYADQEKRIALLGINPGRFGGGTTGIPFTDPVRLKQVCGIDHHLPMKAELSAQFMYELVERYGGADEFYRHFFVHSLYPFALVRDGKNVNYYDDKSLLDAVYPEIIAHIQALLHLPICRRVVVCIGEGKNFTLFHKLNQTHHWWQTIIPVAHPRFIMQYRHKQKELYLQQYVQILEEAKRSCRHS from the coding sequence ATGCCGCGTGAAGCCATGAATAATTTTGCAACAGCTTTTTTGCAATACTACGCCAGCTTATCCCCACCACAAGCTTTACCCGATGGTATCCAGGCGCTTCATCCGTTTACTGATCCGATTATTGAAAAAATTGTACGTCAATTTTATCATCGATATTATGCCGATCAGGAAAAACGTATTGCTTTACTGGGTATCAACCCGGGCCGTTTTGGAGGAGGAACCACCGGGATACCCTTTACAGATCCCGTTCGATTGAAACAGGTATGTGGCATTGATCATCATTTACCGATGAAAGCTGAATTATCTGCACAATTTATGTATGAATTAGTGGAGCGATATGGTGGGGCTGATGAGTTTTATCGGCATTTTTTTGTGCATTCCCTTTATCCATTTGCATTGGTAAGGGATGGAAAGAATGTAAACTACTATGATGATAAATCTTTATTGGATGCTGTTTATCCGGAGATAATTGCGCATATCCAGGCTCTGTTGCATTTACCCATTTGCAGGCGGGTGGTGGTTTGCATTGGTGAAGGCAAAAACTTTACGCTGTTTCATAAGCTCAATCAAACGCATCATTGGTGGCAAACAATCATTCCGGTTGCTCATCCACGTTTCATCATGCAATACAGGCACAAGCAAAAAGAGCTTTATTTGCAACAATATGTTCAGATCCTGGAAGAAGCCAAACGTAGCTGCCGGCATAGTTGA
- a CDS encoding cupin-like domain-containing protein, with protein MYVAPIDRVDDISPRDFKEKYLKPRKPVVITGLSRNWPALTKWTWDYFIEIVGKEKVGLYNNNRADAHTPVNGYDEEMYFGDYLQMVRKGPVQLRVFLFNIFKYAPQLVDDFTWPDHLIKGLLKKYPMLFVGGAGSVAHMHYDIDYSHIFHTQFVGRKRVLLLENSQSPLIYRMPLTVESAANFVNWHIKLDEDNFPALRYARGYTAILEHGDTLFMPAGYWHHMEYIDSGFSMSLRALDETLAGKLKGFYHILPMRMMNNLLIKTRPEWWYHYKRKKAHQNAEKAMRSLQQHS; from the coding sequence ATGTATGTAGCACCCATTGATCGGGTTGATGATATTTCGCCCCGCGATTTCAAAGAAAAATACCTGAAACCCCGTAAGCCGGTAGTGATTACAGGCCTGTCGCGCAACTGGCCGGCATTGACCAAATGGACCTGGGATTATTTCATTGAAATTGTCGGCAAAGAAAAGGTAGGATTGTACAACAACAATCGCGCCGATGCCCATACGCCGGTGAACGGCTACGATGAGGAAATGTATTTCGGCGATTATTTACAGATGGTGCGCAAAGGGCCTGTGCAGCTGCGGGTGTTTCTGTTCAATATTTTTAAATATGCTCCCCAGCTGGTCGACGATTTCACCTGGCCCGATCATCTCATCAAAGGCCTGTTGAAAAAATATCCCATGCTTTTTGTGGGAGGCGCCGGTAGCGTGGCCCACATGCATTATGACATCGATTATTCGCATATCTTTCATACCCAGTTTGTAGGCCGCAAACGCGTGCTATTGCTGGAAAACAGCCAATCGCCGCTCATTTACCGCATGCCGTTAACCGTGGAAAGCGCCGCCAATTTTGTAAACTGGCATATCAAGTTAGATGAAGACAACTTCCCGGCGCTTCGTTATGCCCGTGGATACACCGCCATTCTGGAACATGGAGATACCCTGTTCATGCCGGCAGGCTACTGGCATCATATGGAATATATCGACAGCGGCTTTTCTATGAGTTTGCGTGCGCTCGATGAAACCCTTGCCGGCAAGCTGAAAGGATTTTATCACATCCTGCCCATGCGCATGATGAACAACCTGCTCATCAAAACCCGGCCCGAGTGGTGGTATCACTACAAGCGTAAAAAAGCCCATCAGAACGCCGAGAAAGCCATGCGTAGCCTGCAACAACATTCCTGA
- the ftsY gene encoding signal recognition particle-docking protein FtsY → MSLWSRFFSKEKQAALDSGLQKTRDNLWNRLGKLFTGKSTIDDEWLDELEEALISADVGIDTTVEILNRLQQRVAQERYRNMDELQELLEQTILSLLPVQSSDASTHQPFQLPADKHPYVMLIVGVNGVGKTTTIGKLAYQYKQAGYQVLLGAADTFRAAAVEQLSIWSERAGVPLVKQGMGADPGAVAFDTVQSAIARNMDVVIIDTAGRLHNKKHLMEELGKIKRVIGKKLPGAPHEVLLVLDGSTGQNALEQARQFMAVTELTGLVVTKLDGTAKGGVVLAIAHQCQLPIRYIGLGEKITDLQPFDPESFVRSLFTRSTTG, encoded by the coding sequence ATGAGCCTCTGGAGTCGATTCTTTTCCAAAGAAAAACAGGCAGCACTCGACAGTGGATTGCAGAAGACGCGCGATAATCTGTGGAATCGGCTGGGTAAGCTTTTTACCGGCAAATCGACCATTGATGATGAATGGCTTGATGAGCTGGAAGAAGCACTCATCAGTGCAGATGTGGGTATTGACACCACGGTGGAGATTCTCAACCGTCTGCAACAAAGGGTTGCACAGGAACGCTATCGCAATATGGATGAATTGCAGGAATTGTTGGAGCAAACCATTCTGTCGCTTCTGCCGGTTCAGTCGTCCGATGCAAGTACCCATCAACCCTTTCAGTTGCCTGCAGACAAGCATCCTTATGTGATGCTGATCGTTGGCGTAAACGGCGTTGGCAAGACCACCACCATTGGCAAATTAGCTTATCAATATAAACAGGCTGGCTATCAGGTGTTGCTTGGCGCTGCCGACACCTTTCGAGCTGCGGCAGTAGAACAGCTCAGCATATGGAGTGAACGCGCCGGCGTGCCGCTGGTAAAACAGGGTATGGGAGCCGATCCCGGTGCCGTGGCCTTTGATACTGTGCAGAGCGCCATTGCACGCAATATGGATGTGGTTATCATCGATACCGCAGGCCGCCTGCACAACAAAAAACATCTGATGGAAGAGTTGGGTAAAATCAAACGGGTAATCGGCAAAAAACTGCCAGGGGCACCTCATGAGGTACTGCTGGTGCTGGATGGCTCTACCGGACAGAATGCGCTGGAACAAGCCCGGCAATTCATGGCCGTTACCGAACTCACTGGACTGGTGGTAACCAAGCTCGACGGAACCGCGAAAGGAGGCGTGGTGCTGGCCATCGCTCATCAATGCCAGCTTCCCATCCGCTACATCGGATTGGGTGAAAAGATCACCGACCTGCAACCCTTCGACCCCGAAAGCTTTGTCCGTTCGCTGTTTACACGTTCCACCACGGGGTGA
- a CDS encoding DUF4295 domain-containing protein, with the protein MAKQAKTAIKNKDPQASAESKNWTRVIRAVRSPKTGAYTFKEAIVHKEKVKSYLSGK; encoded by the coding sequence ATGGCCAAACAAGCAAAAACCGCTATCAAAAACAAGGATCCCCAGGCCAGTGCAGAATCGAAAAACTGGACACGGGTCATCCGGGCCGTACGCTCGCCCAAAACGGGTGCTTACACTTTCAAGGAAGCCATTGTGCACAAAGAAAAAGTAAAAAGCTATTTGTCCGGGAAATGA
- the rpmG gene encoding 50S ribosomal protein L33: MAKKGNRVQVILECTEHKNSGLPGTSRYITTKNKKNTPERLELRKYNPILRRVTLHREIK, translated from the coding sequence ATGGCAAAAAAAGGAAATCGGGTTCAGGTGATTCTGGAATGCACCGAGCATAAAAACTCGGGCTTGCCCGGAACTTCGCGGTATATCACGACCAAGAATAAGAAAAACACGCCCGAAAGACTGGAGCTGCGTAAATACAACCCCATTTTACGTCGGGTGACGCTGCATCGAGAAATTAAATAA
- the rpmB gene encoding 50S ribosomal protein L28, giving the protein MARVCQVTGKRPMTGHQVSFSNKKSKRRFYPNLQTRRFYLQEEDRWITLRLSAKALRTINKKGLYQVVKELRAAGQHI; this is encoded by the coding sequence ATGGCCAGAGTTTGTCAGGTAACCGGGAAGCGACCCATGACGGGACATCAGGTATCGTTTTCCAATAAAAAATCGAAGCGTAGGTTCTATCCCAATTTGCAAACCCGGAGGTTTTACCTGCAGGAAGAAGATCGCTGGATTACGTTACGATTGAGTGCGAAGGCGCTGCGCACCATCAACAAAAAAGGTTTATATCAGGTTGTCAAAGAATTACGAGCTGCAGGTCAGCATATTTAA
- a CDS encoding pyridoxine 5'-phosphate synthase: protein MNEITRLSVNINKIALIRNSRGENLPDILQVARDCQRFGADGITVHPRPDQRHIRIQDVYDLRPVVHTEFNIEGYPTTAFIDLVTEVKPEQCTLVPDPPGVLTSNTGWDTVKYQSFLREVIQEIHAAGIRVSIFLNPEPDKVEAARKAGADRIELFTGPYAKAYAAAANGPQNFELFNAYKETARRALQVGLELNAGHDLNLQNLKFFKLHIPELKEVSIGHALICDALYYGLENTIQMYKRLLG, encoded by the coding sequence ATGAATGAAATAACCAGGCTTTCGGTAAACATTAACAAAATAGCACTCATTCGTAATTCTCGTGGAGAAAATTTACCGGATATTCTTCAGGTGGCTCGTGATTGCCAGCGTTTTGGCGCCGATGGTATTACGGTGCATCCCCGACCCGACCAGCGACATATCCGCATCCAGGATGTGTACGATCTGCGGCCTGTGGTGCATACGGAATTCAATATCGAAGGTTATCCCACCACGGCTTTCATCGATCTGGTAACGGAAGTGAAACCCGAACAGTGTACCCTGGTGCCCGATCCGCCGGGCGTGCTCACTTCCAACACGGGCTGGGATACGGTAAAATATCAGTCGTTTTTGCGCGAAGTGATTCAGGAAATTCACGCCGCCGGTATTCGGGTATCTATTTTCCTGAATCCAGAACCCGACAAGGTGGAGGCCGCCCGGAAAGCCGGCGCCGATCGCATCGAGCTATTCACCGGTCCTTATGCAAAAGCTTATGCGGCAGCCGCCAATGGGCCGCAAAACTTTGAACTGTTCAATGCCTATAAAGAAACAGCCCGTCGGGCCCTGCAGGTGGGATTGGAACTGAATGCCGGTCACGACCTGAACCTGCAAAACCTGAAGTTTTTTAAACTGCATATCCCGGAACTGAAGGAAGTTTCCATCGGTCATGCCCTGATCTGCGATGCGCTGTATTACGGACTGGAAAATACCATACAGATGTATAAACGCCTGCTCGGCTGA
- a CDS encoding T9SS type A sorting domain-containing protein, whose translation MHKCLPLIFLLSFSLLASAQTVDVFTAVQNGGWNDPNTWGTTSSPHPLNPGDKVKVIIPSGITVNTLDMTSPSQEMIYQIDTIIIQGTLQLGDPNASPATDFFFDYPVYIVIENSGQLVDNTSASIRYSTNPSATPRHVIALQKGATSADSSTIVIKPGGQFLGQCSDPSYPGTYVYACSGGYNSGGTYTYYNYVNICSLTLDPTKTNYISTHSTGNITLPVILLGFSGHYQQGVGVMLQWSTASEYNSSYFAVERSADGTNFTELGRVQAMGNSQIEHTYSYTDASVLKSAAPVYYYRLRQVDLDGHFTYSKVIAIQIPISTQTSGNLLLWPNPNSGSFQLQIPMGDNQKALLRITNLAGQVVQQQWVGSPTVTIQLHEPTAGLYLIEVQYPDGTRKTLRMLVVR comes from the coding sequence ATGCATAAATGTTTACCCCTGATTTTTCTTCTCTCCTTTTCCCTGCTTGCCAGCGCTCAGACGGTCGATGTGTTTACCGCAGTGCAAAATGGTGGATGGAATGATCCGAATACATGGGGCACTACCAGCTCTCCTCATCCCCTGAATCCCGGAGATAAAGTCAAGGTCATCATCCCTTCCGGGATTACCGTGAACACGCTGGATATGACCAGCCCGTCACAGGAAATGATATACCAGATTGATACCATCATCATTCAGGGTACCCTGCAACTGGGCGACCCAAATGCAAGTCCTGCAACCGATTTTTTCTTTGACTATCCTGTGTACATTGTCATTGAGAATAGCGGACAACTCGTCGATAACACATCAGCATCTATTCGATATTCTACAAATCCTTCTGCAACCCCTCGCCACGTGATTGCCTTGCAGAAAGGAGCAACTTCAGCCGATTCATCAACGATTGTCATCAAACCGGGTGGCCAGTTTCTAGGCCAATGCAGTGATCCAAGCTATCCGGGCACATACGTATATGCCTGTAGTGGCGGATATAACAGTGGCGGTACGTATACTTACTACAATTATGTAAACATCTGCAGCCTTACGCTTGATCCCACGAAAACAAACTATATCAGCACCCATTCCACAGGCAACATTACCCTTCCCGTTATCCTGCTCGGTTTCAGCGGGCATTATCAGCAGGGCGTGGGCGTGATGCTGCAATGGTCAACGGCTAGTGAATACAACAGCAGCTATTTTGCCGTTGAAAGAAGCGCCGATGGTACAAACTTTACCGAGCTGGGACGCGTGCAGGCCATGGGCAATAGCCAGATCGAGCATACCTACAGCTACACCGACGCCAGCGTATTGAAGAGTGCGGCACCGGTGTATTATTATCGGCTGCGCCAGGTGGATCTCGACGGGCATTTCACCTATTCGAAAGTGATTGCCATCCAGATTCCGATATCCACACAAACCAGCGGTAATCTCCTGCTCTGGCCGAACCCCAATTCCGGTAGCTTCCAGCTGCAAATTCCTATGGGCGACAACCAGAAGGCTTTGCTGCGCATCACGAATCTGGCCGGACAGGTCGTGCAGCAGCAATGGGTGGGCAGTCCAACCGTTACCATTCAACTGCACGAGCCCACGGCAGGGTTATACCTGATTGAGGTGCAATACCCCGATGGCACACGAAAAACCCTGCGTATGCTGGTGGTTCGATGA
- a CDS encoding ABC transporter substrate-binding protein produces MYRAAKASGQSIYWVEEALLQAIAPDIIFTQDVCEVCQIDTRCTAAAVSRLPKPPRLISVSPSDLDDVFTSALTIAREMGREEAAYAYLARLRKLQDEILQTLYRHRMPLRKVALLEWMQPMYNCGHWIPYQIACAGGIDLLSHPRGDSMVLPFEKLVQYDPEVIVLAPCGYTVHQTCAELERLWREPGSFLHDEAWQALQAVQHRQVYIADYDLFTQPSASTLVDGIRLLAALFHPELFEVPAHLQHKFQPFDRLPIPVS; encoded by the coding sequence TTGTATCGTGCGGCTAAAGCCAGCGGCCAGTCGATATACTGGGTGGAAGAAGCGCTTCTACAAGCCATAGCACCCGATATCATTTTCACTCAGGATGTATGCGAAGTGTGCCAGATCGATACCCGTTGTACGGCGGCGGCGGTGAGTCGTTTGCCGAAGCCACCCCGACTGATTTCCGTCAGTCCATCCGATTTAGACGATGTGTTTACCTCGGCGCTCACCATTGCCCGCGAGATGGGACGGGAAGAAGCCGCTTATGCTTATCTGGCTCGACTTCGAAAGCTTCAGGATGAAATTCTGCAAACACTTTACCGGCATCGCATGCCTTTGCGCAAGGTAGCTCTGCTGGAATGGATGCAGCCCATGTACAATTGCGGACACTGGATTCCCTACCAGATTGCCTGTGCGGGCGGCATCGACCTGTTGAGCCATCCGCGGGGCGACTCGATGGTGCTGCCGTTTGAAAAATTGGTGCAATACGACCCGGAGGTGATAGTGCTGGCTCCCTGTGGCTATACCGTCCATCAGACCTGTGCCGAGCTCGAGCGACTCTGGCGTGAGCCGGGGAGCTTTTTGCATGATGAAGCCTGGCAAGCCTTACAGGCGGTGCAGCATCGGCAGGTATATATTGCCGACTATGATTTATTTACGCAGCCCAGCGCCTCCACGCTTGTCGATGGCATTCGACTGCTGGCCGCGTTGTTTCATCCGGAATTATTTGAAGTGCCCGCACATCTACAGCACAAATTTCAACCCTTCGATCGCCTGCCGATTCCCGTTTCCTGA